The Brassica rapa cultivar Chiifu-401-42 chromosome A10, CAAS_Brap_v3.01, whole genome shotgun sequence genome segment tgaatcgtTGGAAAAAGTTTGAACGCTAGAAGTTTCTTTGATCTGCGGTCTGCCTCAGTTGCTTCACTAAATTAGGCTACCTGGTAAGAACTCAAGAATCAAGATTATCCTCTAACTTGTGATTTTTTTTCCACTGTTAAAAAAGGTTCAAAACGGTGCAACTAGCACGAGCTTTCTGGTGtgatatatatgtaaaatcATCTGTGATGAATCAAAATGTCTTTTTAATTGAATACGAGACCAAGCTGATATGATGAAGAGTCATTGTTCCAATAGTTTATCACTGAAATGTTAAGTTACCTGAGTGTTATCTTGTTCGTATATATTAATCCGTACTTGAGTCGTTATGGGCGCTTAGATCACACTAAACCTTTTTTACAACATTGACATCTAAGCTGTGGACATTTTAGCTTTAGTGTGGTCTTAAGCGCCTATGTGAATAAGACATTAGTTATGGATGAGATTGGTATGTTCATGTGGATCTTATGCTTCTATATAAAAGCAAATTAGGAGAAAGttctaatataatatttatttcctTACCTAAAGTTGTGAACTATGTTAACCAATAGCATCACCTGTATGCAACTATGCATGACTTAGATAAGCTCCACATCTCATTCTAATGATATGAACTTTCTTTCTGGGtcaaaaatttaaagttttaagaATTGGCACATAAAGGTTCCACTAATATGGTCAAAAAGGTGGTGGATTGATGGCTTTTCTTTGTTTTGCAATTTCTATTGAGCCACGAGATGCAACACTCTTGTTTTACTCTATAATCATATTAACGTACATGGAAACGTAAGGCTTAAGTTTATGTCTCCACTCGAGCTTAAGTGGTATGACGTATTTCTCTATGCTTTTAGATCCTCCAGTAGTTGAAAACTTGAAACCAATAGCAAACACTGAAGGATTATGATTCGAAGTTTCACTCTGTTTTCCCCCTCTTCTTTTAGGTTTCTTGCGTCATGGGCATGAACAAAGGGAGTGATAGGAagtcaaaatatattttgatttaaatttgatgCTTTTGCTTCTGTCATTACTCACTTAATTATTGTAATCTTAATTACATATAGAAAAGCAGCTTTTGCACAAGGACATTCTCAAAAGCATTCTCCCTTGGAGAGGCCAAAGGTTGCATGTATtactttcttctcttctatgGGGTGGTTTGGATTTAAGGACCACCTATGCTGTTCAAGATTCAATTTGTGGATACTTGTATGGAGATTACATCTGCAGGTCAGCTCCTTTTTCCAATATTATTAGTTAAAGTATGTCATAACTTTCTTACTCTTGCTTACGTGAGAGAATCCTgattattatttcattcttTATTCATTCTAAGCATGTCAACTAGTTGCCTAATTATGTCATTCTTAATTGATTCCTTCAGCAAAGGGAGAGGCACTAGCAAAATTACATTACTTATGGATAACACTATAACTATGATAACAAAACATTTATTGTCAAGTTACGGATTTCAGAGTTTTATTATTGTGTACTGTAAACTGAAAATTTTCTTGGCTTACCAAAACAAAGCGTACAAGTTCTTATATAAGGCTTCTATGTTTACGTACCATAGTTATATATTGCATTTGTGCATTTTTCATGGTAATGCAAATGGAAACAAGTCTTGATTTGAATCTTTTAGTGGACTAAGTAATGCGTGATCAACCATTGAGAATATATAGTAAGATGTTCCTTATTGTAAAAGCTGAGTACTAATACTGGAATCAGTCTCACAAGAGAAGGAatggtttttcttttgtttcattgTATAATATATAATCGAAGGTATCTTCGTACCGGATCCTTTTAGTGATCACAGAATCTCCATAAAACATATACTAAGACTTGCTTTGTTCATGTCTGCAATAAACCTCGAAAAGACGGGATGGGTGGTTAAAGTTTATCATAGTACTATACAGCACACAAGCTAGAATTATGCTCACAGTTCATCAATGGTAGTAGCTACATATTCTTTATTATAACACACGCACAGAAATGAGATGGCCTTTTTTCTATTACAGGAAGCCCAGGAAGATCTCACAAATCTCTCCTACCCACTTTGGAATAGGAACAGCTCACGCATTCTAGCTTTTCTTCGTGTAAGCTATATGGTAAAGTTAGAGAGAACTAGGTTacatttgtttatataataataaacccATATGCCTTAGAGTTAAGGAAAAGTCAGTGACCCTAGGTCATTTGTTTACTATGAATAGATAAAAGTGTCTTTTGTTGTTTAGAAATGGGATTAAGTACGTAAGCATCTGATTTAACAGAGAGACAGAAGAAAGAAAGGTGTTTAGTGGGGAATCACTTGATGTTGCTGACGACTTAAATGAGCCTTAAACTCTGTCTTCACAAGCTGTTCCGTACAAGGTAACATGGCTCAATAGGGAATTTATTAATCTAAAATTTAAGattcttttgttcaaaaaaaactattaagatTCTTAAGAAAAATGCAGCATAACGTTGGCTAgccaaaattctttttttttttttttttttttgaacgaggCTAGCCAAAATTCAAAAGGGCAAAGATTGATGTTAACTTAACCCAACATTGACTTAGAATTAGAGAAGAAAAATAAGGTATTCTTAtttgtctttattttcatttaattaaaatctTAGTCACTTGATTTGATGtgtttattatttaatgtaACATAGTACAAAAAATAAGagctatttattttaatgttttggtCATAATAAGTGGGCAGAAAATTAGGTTTTTCTTTCCTTGCATTCAAATATACAGTATAATTCATGTTTGTGTAATAATTTGGCACACTTTATTTGTTTTCCTTCTTGTATTATGTCGTAGTTTTTGGATACAATGACAATTTCAATTTATGACCATTCCTTTCCAAAACTTTGCAAGGAGACACACTTGCGTGATTATTCCTTGATTAGTGCCAATAATCATTCTTTGGTTAATGGTATTCATATTTCAGAATTAGTGGGCTGTTGTTATCATGCTGTTTAAACTGGGTCAAAGAGTTACCCGACATAGGTTTTGACTCCCCCTCTCCCTGTGTGCCACACACACGACTCTTtgctttaattaaataaaaaagagagacCTATTAGAGaggaaaaaaaattcttaattttttagcACTACTGGGGAAACCAAATTTGGGAACTTTCATAGCTTTTGttggattgttttattttttggaagGTTAGTAAAGAAAGAGCAAAACCTGTCTGTAACTTTTGCATCGCGTGTCTCACTCTAAATGGCCGATTGGTTTTTCGTAtgcgttttattttgttttttttctttctctcattTAAATGGTAAGCTTTTTTTCTTAACGGCAATTTAGATGGTAAGTTTATATATAGATTTCACAGTTTACAGTTggctatattattttaaatttgaaactatCTGATTTCTAAATTAAGCATAgtcattaattttatttttcactagGAACTTTCTTATTCAATtctaaaaaagtattttcttttttgttgtttgttgtGTTTTCCAGTGAGTAGTCTATTTCTGAGATCACATGACGGTCGGAACTTCCTTGGCTGCTGAATCattcagtttttattttagCCAAATTAGTCAAAAACGATGATTAACAAAGTTTCCCTCATATACTATGCTTTTCCAAATTGCTCCTTTTGCTATCAATTAAAGTCAGAATTTCTGTAAAAGGATAACATGTAGAATTTGCACCTAAAAAGAGAAAGATAACATTGAGTTTTTCAATTTTAACCATGTGCACTATACAATGACTTTATTTCCTTCACCTTTTGACACATATTCTTATCTGCATTGTGTggcataattaaataaaataaaatttgcatTATACAAGTGGTGGTATGGAAAAGCTAGTTACCCACCTCTCTAGTCTCTGCACATTGCACAgtcactctctttctcttttttatttttctttattaattaTTCACTTTTGGGACACTACAAATTGGCCTCCTCTCCCTCTCATTATCCTTCATTCTTATTTCCAAACACCTCTCTACTTCTTTGTTTCACATCTCACAAATAACCTCTTTGATTTCTTCTATCCTCTTTAAGCAAATGGGAACTGTTGTGTATCAACAAGGGTTTCAGTCATCTCAGCTTGATGAGCCTAGGGCTTTAAGGCTTAGGCTATCTTCCCCAAACCCTCACATCTCTCAACCCTTTGGTTTAGCTCTCAAGTCTCATTTATTTGACTCCTTTAATGCAGAGGACACTCGAACCTTTAAAGATGACAAACCAGCTGCTTCTTCGGTTCCTGAATCGAATTGCTGGAGCTTTCTCCAGTCCTTGTCCTCTGGCTCTTCCTCAAAGACAACGAGCTCTGAAAAAGAGAATACTTATGTTCAACGTCCATCTTCTTGTAGAACTCTAAGCGACGAGAGCTTAGCATTGTGCACTGAAAATCTCGGAAGCGAAACAGGCTCTGATGTTACTGACGTTGAAGATCTGTTCTTGCTTTCTTTATCTGACGTGCAGACCAAGAAACTCGGGGAAACAAGAACGTTGAAGACTAGGAAAGAGAATGTGAGCCCTAGTGATCTCCCACCTCCGTTGACCAGTATGAGATGCATTCAAATGAGACCACACCGTGAAGATGGAAGATTGGTCATGACTGCCACAAAGGCACCGCCTCGTAACATGTGCTTTCAAGCTGACCGAAGCAACGGTCGTCTCCGACTCTCTATATTGAAAGACTCAGATGATGAAATTGTAGAGGACGAAGAGGAGGCGACTAAGCATGAAGAAACcgacgaggaggaggaagaagaagaagaggatgtaTTAGATGGTGATGAAGTGATGGAGACCGTTGAAAGAATAAGAAGATGTGTTGAAGGCGATCGAGAAAACAGGGGATTGCTAAATTGGGAATCTTTGTGCGTTGCTACTTCCTAAAATAAGAAACTTCTATTTGCTCTGTATTCACAGtttcacaattttattttattttgatgtattttgtttttattttttaatagaaacATCGCCGTTTCCTCACTTACAAAAGTAGATTAAACTTGAATTTAGAACttaaaaaatgaattataataaaataggaAGAAATGGGCAGAGGGAATATGCTCGTGGTCTGGTCGGCAGTTAATCTAGTTTGGTAAGAAAGATTCCCCGAGTGGTCCGAAATTAGTGCCATGCAAGTTGCAACCTCAGCTTCGTTGTGACGATTGTACCCAGAAGCTTCGTTCCTTT includes the following:
- the LOC103845769 gene encoding protein FANTASTIC FOUR 3, which encodes MGTVVYQQGFQSSQLDEPRALRLRLSSPNPHISQPFGLALKSHLFDSFNAEDTRTFKDDKPAASSVPESNCWSFLQSLSSGSSSKTTSSEKENTYVQRPSSCRTLSDESLALCTENLGSETGSDVTDVEDLFLLSLSDVQTKKLGETRTLKTRKENVSPSDLPPPLTSMRCIQMRPHREDGRLVMTATKAPPRNMCFQADRSNGRLRLSILKDSDDEIVEDEEEATKHEETDEEEEEEEEDVLDGDEVMETVERIRRCVEGDRENRGLLNWESLCVATS